The DNA sequence atgttaaacagataattgcatgctagaacacaaataattcatgctcaaagaaagtatctcgatatcagggtgggctgatcttatcaaaatattaggactcaaataaagaagacagaagaaatccttctccaattaggagagaaatttgaactcctctaggtagagggggacgaaaattatgaataataataatgaatgatttctttctcctttattctcctatttatattaagttccttttgggcccagacagggatctatggaaggttttggatatgggctcgcccaattagcttttttactaattaaattgaacccacaatttaatgcaagcttatattggaatattatgagcagccactacagaagtaatattgaactctccccatccaaatccgaaattacaagtaatccgggtttccactttgtttattatttatttcccgcgcttaacatataaatgtccattaattaattaatgtctgctatggacttaattaattaatatcttattaatttcaagagtggacttagcatgaaacatttatttattattcatagagcgataaaactccaactggccagttttacgaataataaaaccttgttcgagctcctcttgaggacattatcaaacgagactcaccttgcacacgtttcaacataatagcaatcctagcaccgctagatattaatcaccattacccaatatatcaggattattgggttgcgaaaaacccgcaccatttgataagtcaaagtagtgcataatcaataccgtatgctcaatgctaacatatgtagattaagaaatagtattttatcaagacctagtctttcagtagatagcataaaggcacgtcttgctgttagatccgttcagtgctataccacaccaatgtcatcttatttcagtaaggcttagaaatatgcggactgacattgcaacctttcacgataggtagccaaagcctatctagtgaaattcttctttttcttttgcaaagcattgcatagatctgaccgtgttaccttaaagtggacgacgcccacaaccggtctactaagcaaaagacttagactttgtttacttcttatgcatttaaatgtttgtaaaacatcttataaatgcacaagcaaacacaatgtaataataatagtgattctattcgtgcgagactgctcgaataatactgaatcgggttaaaagtggattgtagagttttacgtatacaagcaagattctattcgcgcgaaacttactcgaaacatgcttttcagtataccaaacctaacaatgaAATGCTCtattctaacagctagacctaggcaaGAATAACATAAACATGCATGCCGATAAACAAGACGTACTCAAGATCACTCTCCAGCGAAAACAATTACCAGACCTAGTGAATAACTTCCTAAAATTAACCTAGGCAGAGGAAAGACAAatcgtggggaccatttcccaaaTTGGCAAGGTACaaatgaaaagctgcaaaataactaactaaaggctTAACCAACAATTAACTTAATCTTCTCTAACGATCGAAATGCAGAGGAAAACAGAGCAAGCTATGAAACGGAACAGATTAAGCTATATCAAACCATTAAACTACGATTAACTACTGAAATTAAGCAGATCTACTATTACTAGACGCGGTAAATGCGAAAGCAGAAACTAAACATCAAAACCATGCAGAAAAGAACAGATCCAAACACTGGACGCTTCATCTGCTCCGGATCCAAGCTTTCCTTGACAAACCACAGCAATCCCCATCTCCGATCacacaaattcaaacaatCAACTACGATCTCCACACAATTCAACTCAAAACTCAGATCAATCGCGAAAAACATCCAAAGTAAACAGAAAaggaagtaataacatgaaatGAAACCATAGCAACAATTTCCATAGCTGATCAAGTGCAGATTCAAcagaaatttaacaaaatacggccgagcttcgaacagcgaAGACTCGGGAAATTCAGAAACGTAAacttaaaacagaaaatagattgtatcttcgcctcccgtagagacggtgttgcacAACTCCGATGAAACTTTGAACCGTACCCCCAATTTCTGTCCCCtaagggcatccgcaatgggcggacgatgcgacggacgatgcatcgtccgccagctgcagcatcgcggacgatgggttaaccatcgtccgcgcccgatttcacatctcttcagtttctcttcaatttctcttcaattattctctcttatcgtctcaaaaatgaatcccgacgACTACAATTTGAGTACATCGGAAGGCTGCGGATGGGCCTTGACTCGAGCCTTGTTCAATGCCGTTAATGAAGCCAAGGAGGAATGCTTGGCACAAATGCAGCGAGAGCAGGCGGCGGCGCGGCGGAGGCGCGGGTCCCTCGCCCGATACAACGTCGGACGTTTGTCCCCCACGAGCATGACGTAGCGCGCGAACGTCTGTTCGCAGATTATTTTGCCGAGAATCCAAGGTGGGGCCCGAATGTTTTTCACCGACGTTTTAGAATGAGCCGAGATCTTTTTCTCCGCATTGTGCACACGTTGGAGGGACGTGATGAGTACTTCCAGTATCGGGAAGACGGGATCGCTAGACCCGGACTTACGCCGTTGCagaagtgcacggttgcgatccgccagttggcctacggcacAACAacggatatgttcgacgagtacctccacgTCGGGGAGAAAACTGGCC is a window from the Salvia hispanica cultivar TCC Black 2014 chromosome 1, UniMelb_Shisp_WGS_1.0, whole genome shotgun sequence genome containing:
- the LOC125193576 gene encoding uncharacterized protein LOC125193576 is translated as MLGTNAARAGGGAAEARVPRPIQRRTFVPHEHDVARERLFADYFAENPRWGPNVFHRRFRMSRDLFLRIVHTLEGRDEYFQYREDGIARPGLTPLQKCTVAIRQLAYGTTTDMFDEYLHVGEKTGREFLKTFCKLVVEAFGDTYLRRPTADDGQSLMRMHETVDGFPRMLGSIDCPAHFWYKEVIADVLYACIIMHNMIVEQEHGHVTDWVDDEAGSSSSKATSHVT